A window from Aestuariirhabdus haliotis encodes these proteins:
- a CDS encoding efflux RND transporter permease subunit → MKWLTDWFLDNPVAANLLMVLVLAAGVLSLNNLRVESFPQTPPSRLLISVDYPGGTPQQLDDSITRRIEQAISAVPGIQRVISQSMHGRAEVSVVKTSDTNLDRLLEDIRNRVNSIEGFPPQAEPAKIRRDEFSNLAAFVLVAGDLDADLLQRSAARVEQALKKHPDISQVTNFGKRQQVLLIEPDPLELKRYGLSIRQLQQILQSWSLEYRSGELKTAQGTLLLRGDGHADDLQQLKQLPMVTGQHGNVLLQEVARISRGFDNDDSVVRFQGQPAIALMISTSARDHLFRVSEAIEDTLQNLAPQLPADIKLDVMADMTPYIKEQLSLLSTNAWQGLLIVLVLLGLFLDLRLAFWVALGIPISIAGALSLMDLPQFNYSINDITLFGMILALGILVDDAVVVGESIHETRQRHSDPKTAARIGVDRVSIATLFGTLTTIAAFSPMLWINNELAKVLAGFSAVVIFALIFSTIESKFILPSHLSFARRTPSRQGILGVFNRLQAFLNRGLEGFGRSCYQPMLRAALDHRWAVLILFLSVFLLAYGALATGQIRSAFFPEIPGRYLTATVVMHNDAPQALSLENAQRLETAIHQASTALQQEYQLEQPPVQRLINAVIYAQEIEITAELSSEALRHLPTGALVNRWREQAMPLEGTYAVTFSASDELAGGTTIAVAARDRELARQASQALQDKLRLLPGVQDVSDDSKGGQRQLQLRVNERGRQLGVSKQDLAILVGGAFGGLEVNRLLVDGEDTRLIIRLADEQRRSLEQLWSTPVALGNSYVPLSDIVEVSSSHEPQILHRRNRDRVVNIHWRQDRSILSPEAVWARLQQESVVDIEQQFPGVSIQAVGEFEEISEVRSGFRKAMILTLMMIFVLLAIPLSSYWQPLVVISVVPFGFAGAIIGHGVLGLPVSILSLFGMMAMTGVVINDSLVLITRFNQLLAEGLPMPAALIAAGRSRLRAIFLTTVTTVCGLLPLLLETSEQAQYLKPAAVSLVFGELFATPITLLLIPLLLSLGLYKAPSANSAPCYDSRILPVATQQESS, encoded by the coding sequence ATGAAATGGTTAACCGATTGGTTTCTGGATAATCCGGTCGCCGCCAATCTGCTGATGGTGCTGGTGCTCGCCGCCGGGGTTTTATCCCTGAACAATTTGCGAGTGGAGTCCTTTCCGCAAACACCACCGTCTCGACTGCTCATCAGCGTGGATTACCCCGGGGGCACGCCACAACAACTGGACGACAGCATTACCCGGCGCATCGAACAGGCGATCAGCGCGGTTCCCGGCATCCAGCGAGTTATCAGCCAGTCGATGCATGGCCGCGCAGAAGTCAGCGTGGTCAAAACGTCGGATACGAATCTGGATCGCTTGCTGGAAGATATTCGCAATCGCGTCAACAGTATCGAGGGCTTCCCCCCCCAGGCTGAGCCAGCGAAAATTCGCCGGGACGAATTCAGCAACCTGGCCGCCTTTGTGCTGGTTGCTGGTGACCTCGATGCCGACCTGCTGCAGCGATCGGCGGCGCGGGTTGAACAGGCGTTAAAAAAACATCCGGATATTTCCCAGGTCACCAACTTCGGTAAACGCCAGCAGGTATTATTGATCGAACCCGATCCTCTGGAGCTAAAGCGATACGGACTGAGCATTCGTCAACTGCAACAGATTCTGCAGAGCTGGTCGCTGGAATATCGCAGCGGTGAACTCAAAACCGCCCAGGGCACGTTGTTGCTGCGCGGCGACGGCCATGCCGATGATCTGCAACAACTCAAGCAGCTCCCCATGGTGACCGGCCAGCATGGTAATGTCTTGCTACAGGAGGTCGCCAGGATCAGCCGAGGCTTCGATAACGATGATTCCGTGGTGCGTTTCCAGGGCCAACCAGCCATCGCCTTAATGATTTCGACCAGTGCACGGGATCATCTGTTTCGTGTCAGCGAAGCGATCGAAGATACCCTGCAAAATTTGGCGCCCCAACTACCGGCGGATATCAAACTCGATGTTATGGCGGATATGACGCCCTACATAAAAGAGCAACTCTCACTATTGAGCACCAACGCCTGGCAGGGACTGCTTATTGTATTGGTATTGCTGGGGCTGTTTCTCGATCTACGGCTGGCCTTTTGGGTCGCCCTGGGCATCCCCATATCGATTGCCGGTGCGCTGAGCCTGATGGATCTGCCGCAATTCAATTACAGTATCAACGACATCACCTTGTTCGGCATGATTCTGGCGCTGGGTATATTGGTGGATGATGCCGTCGTGGTGGGCGAAAGCATTCATGAAACCCGGCAACGCCACAGCGACCCTAAAACGGCAGCCCGCATCGGCGTTGACCGGGTCTCCATTGCCACCCTGTTCGGCACCCTGACCACCATCGCGGCTTTCTCTCCGATGCTATGGATCAACAATGAACTGGCCAAGGTGCTCGCAGGGTTTTCTGCAGTGGTTATTTTTGCCCTGATTTTTTCCACCATCGAAAGCAAATTTATTCTGCCCTCTCACCTCAGCTTTGCCAGGCGCACGCCCTCGCGACAGGGTATTCTTGGTGTCTTTAATCGCCTTCAGGCGTTTCTTAATCGGGGGCTCGAAGGGTTTGGCAGATCCTGTTATCAACCCATGCTACGCGCCGCCCTGGATCATCGTTGGGCAGTGTTGATACTGTTCCTGAGTGTTTTCCTGCTCGCCTATGGCGCGCTGGCCACCGGGCAGATCCGCAGCGCCTTCTTTCCGGAAATTCCCGGGCGTTATCTGACAGCTACCGTGGTAATGCACAATGACGCACCCCAGGCTCTGAGTCTCGAGAATGCGCAACGACTGGAAACCGCCATTCATCAAGCCAGCACAGCCTTGCAGCAGGAATACCAGCTGGAACAACCACCGGTGCAGCGTCTGATCAATGCCGTTATCTACGCACAGGAGATCGAAATAACCGCCGAACTCAGTTCCGAGGCACTGCGCCACTTACCCACCGGCGCCCTGGTCAATCGATGGCGCGAGCAAGCCATGCCGCTAGAAGGCACCTATGCAGTAACCTTTTCCGCATCCGACGAACTGGCCGGCGGCACCACCATTGCGGTTGCCGCTCGTGACCGGGAGCTGGCTCGACAAGCCTCCCAGGCGTTGCAAGACAAGCTTAGGCTTTTACCCGGAGTGCAGGATGTCTCGGATGACAGTAAAGGCGGTCAACGCCAGCTGCAGCTAAGGGTCAACGAACGAGGCCGGCAACTGGGCGTCAGCAAACAGGATCTGGCGATACTGGTGGGTGGTGCCTTCGGCGGACTCGAAGTCAATCGATTACTGGTCGATGGTGAAGACACCCGACTGATCATCCGCCTGGCCGACGAACAACGGCGCAGCCTCGAACAGCTATGGAGCACTCCGGTTGCACTGGGGAACAGCTACGTGCCGCTGTCCGACATCGTCGAGGTCAGCAGCAGTCACGAGCCACAGATTTTACACCGGCGAAATCGCGATCGAGTGGTCAATATTCATTGGCGCCAGGACCGTTCCATCCTGTCACCGGAGGCGGTCTGGGCACGCTTGCAGCAAGAATCTGTGGTCGATATTGAACAGCAATTTCCGGGCGTCAGCATACAGGCCGTCGGTGAGTTTGAAGAGATCAGCGAAGTGCGCAGCGGCTTTCGCAAAGCGATGATCCTGACCCTGATGATGATCTTCGTGTTACTGGCCATCCCGTTGTCATCCTACTGGCAACCGCTGGTTGTGATATCCGTGGTCCCCTTTGGCTTTGCCGGCGCCATTATTGGTCATGGTGTATTGGGGCTGCCGGTCAGCATCTTATCGCTGTTCGGCATGATGGCGATGACTGGCGTGGTGATTAACGACTCCCTGGTACTGATCACCCGGTTCAATCAGCTGTTGGCTGAGGGCTTGCCGATGCCCGCGGCTCTGATCGCCGCAGGACGCAGCCGCTTGCGAGCCATTTTTCTCACCACCGTCACCACCGTATGCGGATTGCTGCCGCTGTTACTGGAAACCTCGGAACAGGCACAGTATCTAAAACCCGCAGCGGTTTCATTGGTCTTTGGTGAACTCTTCGCCACCCCGATCACCCTGCTGCTGATACCTCTGCTACTGAGCCTGGGGCTGTATAAAGCACCCTCAGCCAACTCTGCACCGTGCTATGATTCGAGGATCCTGCCAGTGGCCACTCAACAGGAAAGTTCATGA
- a CDS encoding helix-turn-helix domain-containing protein → MTRDIAHSLIPEEFLLEQLPDNWRQRLTKAVLFLEQTLDQTPPPAWKQVAEHCAISPFHFHRLFKAAFHETPSQYLKRLRLKRAVQLLFDEPDWSVTDIALGCGFSSSQALAKALKREIGLSALAIRDLRNRSYPEEFELILAKLGHPEKTQQSTIERHLADKIEYQVVQCAQREFWSQTLCPPSLQGVARVHQDFGQHFSGPLVEIMAATEDDKPYHQQTLHLGYALTGTEPKQPLPSFKRFIIPAGYFLCSRVRVASETGYIIAWEALYEYLMAHNLEPDPRGYCIEEIYNPEQLLVDNAAIEIRLSLSIKQP, encoded by the coding sequence ATGACCAGGGACATTGCCCACAGCCTGATTCCAGAAGAGTTTCTGTTGGAACAACTGCCGGACAACTGGCGGCAGCGGCTGACCAAAGCGGTACTCTTTCTTGAACAGACTCTGGATCAGACACCGCCACCCGCCTGGAAGCAGGTAGCCGAACACTGCGCCATTTCACCGTTTCATTTTCACCGCCTGTTCAAGGCAGCTTTCCATGAAACACCCTCACAATACCTCAAGCGACTGCGACTGAAGCGGGCGGTCCAATTACTGTTCGATGAACCCGACTGGAGTGTTACCGATATCGCCCTGGGTTGTGGTTTCTCATCATCCCAGGCATTGGCCAAAGCGCTAAAACGGGAAATCGGTTTATCGGCCCTGGCTATTCGCGATCTACGCAACAGGAGTTACCCCGAGGAGTTCGAATTAATCCTGGCCAAGTTGGGGCACCCGGAAAAAACACAGCAATCCACCATCGAACGTCATCTGGCCGATAAGATCGAATATCAGGTGGTGCAGTGTGCTCAACGCGAATTCTGGAGCCAAACCCTGTGCCCGCCCAGCTTGCAAGGCGTTGCCAGGGTGCATCAGGATTTCGGCCAACACTTTAGCGGCCCACTCGTCGAGATCATGGCCGCCACCGAGGACGATAAGCCCTACCACCAGCAAACCCTGCATTTGGGTTATGCCCTCACCGGTACCGAGCCGAAGCAACCCCTGCCATCCTTCAAGCGCTTCATCATTCCTGCTGGGTACTTCCTGTGCAGCCGCGTTCGGGTGGCTAGCGAGACCGGCTATATCATCGCCTGGGAAGCGCTGTATGAATACCTGATGGCACACAACCTGGAGCCGGACCCGCGGGGTTATTGCATCGAAGAGATTTATAATCCGGAGCAGTTGCTGGTCGATAACGCGGCGATCGAAATCCGGTTATCGTTATCCATCAAACAGCCATAG
- the murI gene encoding glutamate racemase, whose amino-acid sequence MTAQQILIFDSGVGGLSIYREILNATRGVDCHYLFDNAFYPYGELDDQFLVKRLLSLLDRFCQHQRIDLIVIACNSASTVALEALRKHLKVPVVGVVPAIKPAAQLTQNGIIGLLATPATVKRDYTAQLIRRFAPAAQVLSIGSTELVALAEQKMRGLPVTVEQVRAQIAPWMDGTDTPDTLVLGCTHFPLLGEEIAGCFDRPVHLVDSGAAIANRVLQLLKKSLSNTTATHFAYCTRPLENSEHAGLTSMFSRHGFQALQVFASSGDGMESFGF is encoded by the coding sequence ATGACAGCACAACAGATTCTGATTTTCGATTCCGGCGTCGGCGGTTTGTCGATCTACCGGGAGATCCTGAATGCGACCAGGGGTGTCGATTGCCATTACCTGTTTGACAATGCCTTCTATCCTTACGGTGAGTTGGACGACCAGTTTCTGGTCAAGCGGTTGCTGTCCTTACTCGATCGTTTTTGCCAACATCAACGCATAGATCTCATCGTGATCGCCTGCAATTCGGCCAGTACGGTAGCGCTTGAGGCGCTGCGCAAGCATCTAAAGGTGCCGGTCGTGGGGGTGGTACCGGCGATAAAGCCGGCGGCGCAACTGACTCAAAATGGCATTATCGGGTTGCTGGCAACCCCGGCGACGGTCAAGCGTGATTATACGGCGCAGCTTATCAGACGCTTTGCCCCTGCCGCCCAGGTGCTCAGTATTGGTTCCACTGAGCTGGTGGCACTGGCCGAGCAAAAGATGCGAGGGTTGCCGGTCACTGTTGAGCAAGTGCGTGCGCAGATCGCTCCCTGGATGGACGGTACTGACACGCCCGATACTCTGGTGCTGGGCTGCACCCATTTCCCACTGCTCGGGGAAGAGATTGCCGGCTGTTTTGACAGGCCAGTGCATCTGGTGGATTCGGGTGCGGCGATTGCCAATCGCGTCCTCCAGCTGCTGAAAAAGTCACTGTCTAATACGACCGCTACTCATTTCGCTTATTGCACCCGGCCGCTGGAAAACAGCGAGCATGCTGGTCTGACCTCGATGTTTTCCCGGCATGGCTTTCAAGCCTTGCAGGTCTTTGCCTCAAGCGGAGACGGTATGGAATCGTTCGGCTTTTAA
- a CDS encoding LysE family translocator yields the protein MPSIEFFITSLIVVLLPGTGVIFTMSAGLTQGKRASLFAAAGCTLGIVPHLLASIAGLAALLHASSVAFQILKFAGVIYLGYLAWSMWRDSGTLDLSGKAVQRNDWKIALRAFLINILNPKLSIFFLAFLPQFVPQNSASPVAGLLTHSAVFMFLTLVVFIFYGLFANAVRHYLSNSPVIVRWVQRSFSGAFVAMGAKLALSER from the coding sequence ATGCCCTCAATCGAATTCTTTATTACATCCCTGATTGTTGTCCTGTTGCCCGGCACAGGCGTGATCTTCACGATGTCTGCCGGGCTGACTCAGGGCAAACGCGCCAGCCTGTTTGCTGCGGCCGGTTGTACCTTGGGAATCGTGCCACATCTACTAGCCAGTATTGCCGGTCTGGCCGCACTGTTACATGCCAGCAGTGTGGCATTTCAAATCCTGAAATTTGCCGGGGTAATCTACCTTGGCTATCTGGCCTGGAGCATGTGGCGCGATTCCGGCACGCTGGATCTGTCGGGCAAAGCCGTTCAGCGTAACGACTGGAAAATCGCACTGCGAGCTTTTTTGATCAATATTCTGAACCCCAAACTGTCGATCTTCTTTCTCGCTTTCCTGCCTCAATTTGTGCCACAAAACAGTGCATCCCCGGTCGCTGGTCTGTTAACGCACAGCGCCGTCTTTATGTTTTTGACTCTGGTGGTCTTTATCTTTTACGGCCTCTTTGCCAACGCCGTGCGTCATTACCTGTCCAACTCTCCCGTCATCGTGCGGTGGGTTCAGCGCAGTTTTTCGGGCGCCTTTGTCGCTATGGGCGCCAAACTGGCGCTAAGCGAGCGTTAA